The Salvia miltiorrhiza cultivar Shanhuang (shh) chromosome 1, IMPLAD_Smil_shh, whole genome shotgun sequence genome has a window encoding:
- the LOC131001317 gene encoding receptor protein kinase-like protein ZAR1, with amino-acid sequence MQSLNALFNLFYLSTFCICLSSSLNSDGLSLLALKAAIIKDPNRALISWSELDATPCRWAGIACDRAHRRVISVSLSSKNLTGYIPSEIGALSFLAFLDLSHNFFSGTLPQQIGTLQNLVHFDISSNNFNGSLLEGLSNLTHLQGTLNLSYNAFSGEIPLSFGQFPVMVSLDLRCNNLTGKIPQVGSLLNQGPTAFAGNLYLCGFPLSTPCTVPEAQNPRFLENPQKPEGNAGGGLVEGRKINGGSVTISVISGVSVVVGVVAVSVWVIRKRWKVEQKLGKECVGVGVGVGVEFGGEEGKKGKFVVIDQGFGLELEDLLRASAYVLGKSRSGIVYRVVAGGRKGAGAGAAPVVVAVRRLSEGDVAWRLKEFEAEVEAIGKVRHPNIVRLRAYYYASDEKLLISDFISNGSLYNALHGGVGNSAPPLYWAARLRIIQETARGLMHIHECSPRKYVHGSLKSSKILLDDDLKPYISGFGQSRLVPALSKSAGTTCRKPNLVTPKTPASTNIMCVAPEARGVGVKVNQKCDVYAFGILVMEILTGRAPNNDGEEGLESRVRRVFREERPLSEIIDPALLHEARAKKQVVAAFHVSLNCTERDPELRPKMRTVSDNLDRIKLQ; translated from the exons ATGCAAAGCTTGAATGCTCTTTTCAACCTCTTTTACTTGTCCACATTCTGCATTTGTCTCTCATCTTCACTCAACTCAGATGGGCTCTCACTCTTAGCTCTAAAAGCCGCCATTATCAAAGATCCAAACAGAGCTCTCATTTCTTGGTCGGAGCTCGACGCAACCCCGTGCAGGTGGGCCGGGATCGCCTGCGATCGCGCCCACCGCCGCGTGATCTCCGTTTCACTCTCGAGCAAGAATCTGACGGGATACATTCCGTCGGAAATCGGCGCGCTCTCATTTCTCGCCTTTCTTGATCTCTCCCACAACTTTTTCAGTGGAACCCTGCCGCAGCAGATCGGCACTCTCCAAAACCTCGTCCATTTTGATATCTCTTCCAACAATTTCAACGGCTCGCTTCTCGAAGGGCTGAGCAATCTAACCCATTTGCAAGGGACTTTGAATCTTTCGTATAATGCTTTTTCCGGCGAGATTCCGTTGAGTTTTGGGCAGTTTCCGGTGATGGTCAGCCTTGACCTCCGGTGTAATAACCTCACCGGAAAAATACCTCAGGTAGGGTCGCTGTTGAACCAGGGCCCCACCGCGTTTGCAGGGAATCTTTATCTCTGTGGGTTCCCATTGAGCACTCCATGTACAGTGCCAGAAGCTCAAAATCCGAGATTTTTGGAAAACCCTCAAAAACCTGAGGGTAATGCCGGCGGTGGGCTGGTGGAGGGAAGAAAGATCAACGGCGGGTCGGTGACGATTTCGGTGATTTCCGGCGTTTCTGTGGTGGTTGGAGTGGTGGCTGTTTCAGTGTGGGTGATTAGGAAGAGATGGAAGGTGGAGCAGAAGTTGGGGAAGGAGTGTGTGGgagtgggggtgggggtgggggtggaaTTTGGGGGTGAGGAGGGGAAGAAGGGCAAATTTGTTGTGATTGATCAAGGGTTTGGGTTGGAATTGGAGGATTTATTGAGGGCTTCAGCTTATGTTCTTGGGAAAAGCAGGAGTGGGATAGTTTATAGGGTGGTGGCTGGTGGTCGGAAGGGGGCGGGGGCGGGGGCTGctccggtggtggtggcggtgaGGCGGCTGAGTGAGGGGGACGTGGCATGGAGGTTGAAGGAGTTCGAGGCGGAGGTGGAGGCCATTGGGAAAGTGAGGCACCCCAACATTGTGAGGCTGAGGGCTTACTACTATGCCAGTGATGAGAAGTTGCTCATTTCGGATTTCATCAGCAATGGAAGCTTGTACAATGCATTGCATG GCGGAGTGGGGAACTCGGCGCCTCCGCTGTACTGGGCTGCAAGGCTCAGGATCATTCAAGAAACTGCAAGGGGTCTGATGCACATTCATGAGTGCAGCCCTAGAAAGTATGTCCACGGAAGCCTCAAATCGTCGAAGATCCTCCTCGACGACGACCTAAAGCCGTACATCTCCGGCTTCGGCCAGTCCCGTCTCGTCCCGGCCCTCTCGAAGTCGGCGGGCACCACTTGCCGGAAGCCTAACCTGGTAACTCCCAAAACTCCAGCCTCAACAAACATCATGTGCGTGGCCCCAGAAGCTCGGGGCGTGGGGGTCAAAGTCAACCAAAAGTGCGATGTCTACGCGTTCGGGATCTTGGTCATGGAGATCCTGACGGGCCGAGCCCCCAACAATGATGGAGAGGAGGGGCTCGAGAGCCGGGTGAGAAGGGTTTTCCGGGAAGAGAGGCCGTTGTCGGAGATCATAGACCCTGCGCTCTTGCATGAGGCTCGTGCCAAGAAGCAGGTTGTTGCTGCATTTCACGTTTCCCTAAACTGTACGGAGCGCGATCCAGAGCTCCGGCCCAAGATGAGGACGGTTTCTGACAACCTAGATCGGATCAAGTTGCAGTGA
- the LOC131001378 gene encoding uncharacterized protein LOC131001378: MKCFEWLLACSLITLLSSPSYSYGNVMNDKVLRVGEELFKETLPLQSGARLYHLQGLKPQTWYEVKISYPASIPASFSLQLERGTPELGLNQGRKLLNTEKIIFKTDGITSLIERGDMSVLVNVKPEGVVAIPGKQEMEYVIFNIVCDELLLGIPHEAWYVVVFILIGLVLAFVVPSYLPAFLLPKDGRQPLFDHTVTKAS, translated from the exons ATGAAATGCTTTGAGTGGTTACTCGCATGCTCTCTGATCACGCTACTTAGTAGTCCATCATACAGTTATGGAAATGT GATGAACGATAAAGTTTTGCGTGTTGGCGAGGAGCTTTTCAAGGAAACGTTGCCGCTACAAAGTGGTGCTCGCCTGTACCACTTGCAAGGATTAAAACCCCAGACGTGGTATGAAGTGAAGATATCATATCCTGCTTCT ATACCCGCCAGTTTTTCTTTGCAACTAGAAAGAGGCACTCCGGAGTTGGGTCTGAATCAAGGAAGAAAATTGCTCAATACTGAGAAGATAATTTTCAAGACAGACGGAATCACCTCACTGATTGAACGG GGCGATATGTCTGTTCTCGTGAACGTGAAACCTGAAGGAGTTGTCGCAATACCAGGGAAGCAGGAAATGGAATATGTCATATTTAATATAG TTTGTGACGAACTATTGCTGGGTATTCCCCATGAGGCTTGGTACGTCGTAGTTTTCATATTGATTGGTTTGGTGTTGGCTTTTGTGGTTCCTTCCTATCTCCCTGCGTTCTTGCTGCCAAAAGATGGTAGACAACCATTGTTTGATCATACTGTCACCAAGGCTTCATGA
- the LOC131001353 gene encoding uncharacterized protein LOC131001353: MLSHLNIRTFVGGNLSIPLSEAAFECLSSPQKPFQAAVVEVSSYQLEIPNKFFCPSVSVILNLTPDHLERHKSMRNYSTIKCRVFSRMSGRKMAILPMGNPYITDAIACHANECMFAWIGGYPGIEVDMEQKVANFNVPGMELLSQLPLDALQAVGTHNYYNAAIAALSVIGLDVEIDIAAISSTIDKLKAPPHRVQIVHEDRHGVTWVDDSKATNVEATYAGLMGLTEKKLVVLLGGLSKILDAQGSNGFEQLIELLKYHRGVVTFGSSGALIKHTLSSHSLSIPCLGAKDLKDAVSLAKNMAKPGDAILLSPACASFDEFRNFEHRGKFFQELALGIIENEIRWLNA; this comes from the exons ATGCTCAGCCATTTGAACATTAGAACTTTTGTTGGTGGAAACCTCAGTATTCCTCTCTCAGAAGCAGCTTTCGAGTGCTTGTCATCACCTCAAAAACCTTTCCAG GCTGCTGTAGTGGAAGTAAGCAGCTATCAGCTAGAAATTCCGAACAAGTTCTTCTGCCCTTCG GTTTCTGTTATCTTAAATCTCACTCCTGATCACCTAGAGAGACACAAGTCCATGAGGAATTATTCCACGATCAAGTGCCGTGTCTTTTCCCGCATGAGTGGCAGAAAGATGGCCATTCTTCCCATGG GAAATCCATATATAACTGATGCAATTGCGTGTCATGCAAATGAATGTATGTTTGCTTGGATCGGTGGTTATCCTGGTATTGAA GTTGACATGGAGCAGAAAGTAGCAAACTTCAATGTCCCTGGAATGGAGCTTCTCTCGCAGCTACCATTGGATGCATTGCAGGCCGTTGGAACACACAATTACTACAATGCTGCTATTGCTGCATTATCTGTTATCGGGCTGGACGTTGAAATTGATATTGCAGCCATCAGCTCaacaattgataaattaaaagcTCCACCTCATAGAGTGCAAATTG TTCATGAAGATCGTCATGGAGTAACTTGGGTGGATGATAGCAAGGCAACCAACGTCGAAGCAACATATGCTGGCTTGATGGGCCTCACAGAAAAGAAGTTGGTAGTTTTGCTCGGAGGTCTTTCAAAG ATCTTGGACGCCCAAGGTTCTAATGGTTTCGAGCAGCTGATAGAGCTGTTGAAGTACCACCGAGGTGTTGTCACT TTTGGTTCTTCAGGAGCGCTGATCAAACACACTCTATCGTCTCACAGTCTCAGCATTCCTTGTTTAGGAGCAAAAGATCTCAAGGACGCTGTGAGCTTAGCAAAGAACATGGCAAAACCAG GGGATGCCATTTTACTGAGTCCAGCTTGTGCTAGTTTTGATGAGTTCAGAAATTTTGAGCATAGAGGGAAGTTCTTTCAAGAGCTTGCTCTTGGGATCATCGAGAATGAGATTCGTTGGTTAAATGCTTGA